In Nocardia sputorum, a single genomic region encodes these proteins:
- a CDS encoding RNA polymerase sigma factor yields the protein MGDHTGRAAVAAVWRIESARIVGALARYTGDFALAEDLAQEALAEALVTWPREGVPRNPAGWLLTVGRRRAIDAFRRRSALDERYAAFARDLGEGGAVSGGPPADPVRDAHDVLWDPDRIDDDLLALMFVSCHPVLSREARVALTLRVVGGLTSDEIAKAFLVPAATVQARITRAKKTLAAARVPFAVPAADERAERLGSVLSVVYLIFTEGSSASSGADLIRLDLASGALRLARVLARLMPDEPEVHGLLALLELTAARFPARTGPDGEPVLLEDQDRRRWDRAAIGRGRAALARAEQAGRGLGAYGLQAAIAECHAVAPSVEETNWERIVLVYEALGRLAPSPVVDLNRAVAVAMAQGPAAALPIVDELAATEALARSHLLPSVRGELLVRLGRTQEARTELERALGLCGNQRERVVLERKLAGLDAADPA from the coding sequence ATGGGTGACCACACCGGCCGTGCGGCCGTCGCCGCCGTCTGGCGGATCGAGTCGGCCCGGATCGTCGGCGCGCTCGCCCGCTACACCGGCGACTTCGCGCTGGCCGAAGACCTGGCGCAGGAGGCGCTGGCCGAAGCGCTGGTGACCTGGCCGAGGGAGGGGGTGCCGCGCAATCCCGCCGGGTGGTTGCTCACCGTCGGCCGCCGTCGCGCGATCGACGCGTTCCGCCGGCGCTCCGCCCTCGACGAGAGGTACGCCGCCTTCGCCCGGGACCTGGGCGAAGGCGGCGCCGTCTCGGGTGGCCCACCGGCCGATCCCGTCCGGGACGCCCACGATGTGCTCTGGGATCCGGACCGGATCGATGACGACCTGCTCGCCCTGATGTTCGTCTCCTGCCATCCCGTGCTGTCGCGGGAGGCGCGGGTGGCGCTCACCTTGCGGGTGGTCGGCGGTCTGACCAGCGACGAGATCGCCAAGGCGTTCCTCGTTCCGGCCGCCACCGTGCAGGCGCGGATCACGCGCGCCAAGAAGACCCTCGCGGCGGCCCGGGTGCCGTTCGCCGTGCCCGCGGCCGACGAACGGGCCGAGCGCCTCGGCTCGGTGCTCAGTGTCGTCTACCTGATCTTCACCGAGGGGTCCTCGGCCAGCTCCGGTGCGGATCTGATCCGGCTCGACCTCGCGAGCGGGGCGCTACGCCTGGCCCGGGTGCTGGCCCGGCTGATGCCGGACGAGCCCGAGGTGCACGGCCTGCTGGCGCTGCTCGAGCTGACCGCGGCGCGTTTCCCCGCCCGTACCGGGCCGGACGGCGAGCCGGTGCTGCTGGAAGACCAGGACCGCCGCCGCTGGGACCGGGCGGCGATCGGCCGGGGCCGAGCCGCCCTGGCCCGCGCCGAGCAGGCCGGCCGGGGGCTGGGCGCCTACGGCCTGCAGGCGGCGATCGCCGAATGCCATGCCGTCGCCCCGTCGGTCGAGGAGACGAACTGGGAGCGCATCGTGCTCGTCTACGAGGCGCTCGGCCGGCTCGCGCCGTCGCCGGTGGTCGACCTCAACCGGGCGGTGGCGGTCGCTATGGCGCAGGGACCGGCCGCGGCGCTGCCGATCGTGGACGAGCTTGCGGCCACCGAGGCGCTCGCGCGGTCACACCTGCTGCCGAGCGTTCGCGGGGAACTGCTCGTCCGGCTGGGACGCACGCAGGAGGCGCGCACCGAACTGGAGCGCGCCCTCGGGCTGTGCGGCAACCAGCGCGAGCGGGTGGTGCTGGAGCGCAAGCTCGCGGGCCTCGACGCGGCCGATCCGGCCTGA
- a CDS encoding YciI family protein, which translates to MKFMLIMRATDEAYASMVNTDFNQMIDTMGKFNDELIRAGVLLAAEGLEDAAEGVVVDYSAETPVVTDGPYGETKELFGGFYLLNVASKEEAIEWAKRMPVTGPGFKTEIRRVPTIDEFPQDNVWIQKERAWREATGQL; encoded by the coding sequence ATGAAATTCATGCTGATCATGCGCGCCACCGACGAGGCCTACGCCAGCATGGTGAACACCGACTTCAACCAGATGATCGACACCATGGGCAAATTCAACGACGAGCTGATCCGGGCGGGCGTGCTGCTCGCGGCGGAGGGGTTGGAGGATGCCGCCGAGGGTGTGGTCGTCGACTACTCCGCCGAGACCCCCGTCGTCACCGACGGCCCGTACGGCGAGACGAAGGAGTTGTTCGGCGGGTTCTACCTCCTCAACGTGGCGTCGAAGGAGGAGGCGATCGAGTGGGCCAAGCGGATGCCGGTCACCGGCCCCGGCTTCAAGACCGAGATCCGCCGGGTTCCCACGATCGACGAGTTCCCGCAGGACAACGTGTGGATCCAGAAGGAGCGGGCGTGGCGCGAGGCCACCGGTCAGCTCTGA
- a CDS encoding CocE/NonD family hydrolase, whose product MKHALRATVAAVAVTMLVPFLAGGADAVAPPTGPDGGAAGAAWAATQDGPQQYPNIHIQWDVPITMSDGTVLKGNVYRPADASGRPVDAPTPTIVNLTPYTKLVSNLADHAQSIPGLSDALIEFFRQIDMSGTPLSGVTDLTKAFGGGELRNFTVDRQLIKSGYTQVVVDVRGTGFSQGVWDMLRGREQQDTVEVIDWASRQPWSNGRVGMNGISYSGINQVQAAEQRPPALQAIFPVVPGSDLVNDVLAPGGGFGFNFIPLWLTAINGLKLIPDLASVLNGQLDTTWLADRARDPLTFMDVLLNVYTTARLEDLDPRAKELLTDGSGPRQDWLGDPGGIRTPTFVTGGWHDLFTYSESKIYNEIPLPPGQKQLLMGNTYHLNSGNEYGKPGLPPRLDVLQRAWFDKWLKDVDNGIDQYGPITLRQQGGGWITTDSFAAPTATADPAQAVHRRMYLSAAPSGTAASVYDGSLSPEGSGEPARLTVAPGLTSLCSNDAAQGTAGVLSVIDGCAKDSRVEELNGLTFTSAPVAEPTSISGRIAVRLNTVQDAADGYWVVTVNDVAPDGQSSVLSSGQLMASLRAIDEANSSKSANGDYTDPRPYTSLEQRQPTVPGEVTTLDIALPATEALLQPGHRLRVDVYAGNFPKGLPILPMLIDTGLRPQHLELDPARPSFVNIPVRGNPGW is encoded by the coding sequence ATGAAGCACGCGTTGCGGGCCACGGTGGCGGCAGTTGCCGTCACGATGCTCGTTCCCTTCCTCGCCGGCGGCGCCGATGCCGTCGCGCCGCCTACCGGTCCGGACGGCGGCGCCGCGGGAGCGGCCTGGGCGGCGACCCAGGACGGCCCTCAGCAGTACCCCAACATCCACATCCAGTGGGACGTTCCCATCACGATGAGTGACGGGACCGTCCTGAAGGGCAATGTCTACCGCCCCGCCGACGCCTCCGGCCGCCCGGTCGACGCGCCCACGCCGACGATCGTCAACCTCACGCCGTACACCAAGCTGGTCTCGAACCTGGCCGATCACGCGCAGTCGATACCCGGCCTGTCCGACGCGCTGATCGAGTTCTTCCGGCAGATCGACATGAGCGGCACTCCGCTGTCCGGCGTCACCGATCTGACGAAGGCGTTCGGCGGTGGCGAATTGCGCAACTTCACCGTCGACCGGCAGCTGATCAAGAGCGGTTACACCCAGGTGGTCGTCGACGTGCGCGGTACCGGGTTCTCCCAGGGTGTCTGGGACATGCTGCGCGGGCGCGAACAGCAGGACACGGTCGAGGTGATCGACTGGGCCTCCCGGCAGCCGTGGTCCAACGGGCGCGTCGGCATGAACGGCATCTCCTACTCCGGGATCAACCAGGTGCAGGCCGCCGAGCAGCGGCCGCCCGCCTTGCAGGCGATCTTCCCCGTGGTGCCGGGCAGCGACCTGGTCAACGACGTGCTGGCGCCGGGCGGCGGCTTCGGCTTCAACTTCATTCCGCTGTGGCTGACCGCGATCAACGGCCTCAAGCTGATCCCGGACCTGGCCTCGGTGCTCAACGGTCAACTGGACACCACGTGGCTGGCCGACCGCGCCCGCGACCCGTTGACGTTCATGGACGTCCTGCTGAACGTCTACACCACCGCGCGTCTGGAGGATCTCGACCCGCGCGCCAAGGAATTGCTGACCGACGGCTCCGGGCCGCGGCAGGACTGGCTCGGTGATCCGGGCGGCATCCGGACGCCGACCTTCGTCACCGGCGGCTGGCACGACCTGTTCACCTACTCGGAATCCAAGATCTACAACGAGATTCCGCTGCCGCCGGGCCAGAAGCAGTTGCTGATGGGCAACACCTACCACCTCAACTCGGGCAACGAGTACGGCAAGCCGGGCCTGCCGCCGCGGCTGGACGTGCTGCAGCGCGCGTGGTTCGACAAGTGGCTCAAGGATGTCGACAACGGCATCGACCAATACGGCCCGATCACCTTGCGCCAGCAGGGCGGCGGCTGGATCACCACCGATTCGTTCGCCGCGCCGACCGCTACGGCGGATCCGGCACAGGCGGTGCACCGCAGGATGTATCTGTCTGCCGCGCCCAGCGGCACCGCCGCCAGCGTCTACGACGGTTCGCTCAGCCCCGAGGGCAGCGGCGAGCCCGCCCGCCTGACGGTCGCACCCGGCCTGACCAGCTTGTGCTCCAACGACGCGGCCCAGGGCACCGCCGGTGTGCTGTCGGTCATCGACGGTTGCGCCAAGGACTCCAGGGTCGAGGAACTCAACGGGCTGACCTTCACCAGCGCCCCGGTCGCCGAGCCGACCTCGATCTCCGGGCGGATCGCGGTGCGGCTCAACACCGTCCAGGACGCGGCCGACGGCTACTGGGTGGTCACCGTGAACGACGTCGCGCCGGACGGGCAGTCCAGCGTGCTGTCGTCGGGGCAGCTCATGGCCTCGCTGCGCGCGATCGACGAGGCGAACAGCAGCAAGTCGGCCAACGGCGACTACACCGACCCGCGGCCGTACACCTCGCTCGAGCAGCGGCAGCCGACGGTCCCGGGCGAAGTGACCACGCTGGACATCGCGCTGCCCGCCACCGAGGCGCTCCTGCAGCCGGGCCATCGCCTGCGCGTCGACGTGTACGCGGGCAACTTCCCCAAGGGCCTGCCGATTCTGCCGATGCTGATCGACACCGGCCTGCGGCCCCAGCATCTGGAACTGGATCCCGCTCGTCCGAGCTTCGTCAACATCCCGGTCCGGGGGAATCCGGGCTGGTAG
- a CDS encoding phosphoglyceromutase: protein MTYTLVLLRHGESEWNAMNLFTGWVDVHLTDKGIAEGKRAGELLAEHGILPDVVYTSLLRRAISTANIALDAADRHWIPVIRDWRLNERHYGELQGKNKAQIREKYGDEQFMLWRRSYDTPPPPIDPANEYSQEGDPRYAGIDVPKTECLLDVVNRMVPYWESTISKDLLSGKTVLVAAHGNSLRALVKHLDRISDDDIAGLNIPTGIPLRYELDENLRPVRPHEYLDPEAAAAGAAAVAGQGGK from the coding sequence ATGACGTACACCCTCGTGCTGCTGCGCCACGGCGAGAGCGAATGGAATGCCATGAACCTGTTCACCGGCTGGGTGGACGTGCATCTGACCGACAAGGGCATCGCCGAGGGCAAGCGCGCCGGGGAACTGCTGGCCGAGCACGGCATCCTGCCGGATGTCGTCTACACCTCGCTGCTGCGCCGCGCGATCTCCACCGCGAACATCGCGCTGGACGCCGCCGACCGGCACTGGATCCCGGTGATCCGGGACTGGCGGCTCAACGAGCGGCACTACGGCGAGCTGCAGGGCAAGAACAAGGCGCAGATCCGGGAGAAGTACGGCGACGAGCAGTTCATGCTGTGGCGCCGCAGCTACGACACCCCGCCGCCGCCGATCGACCCGGCCAACGAGTACAGCCAGGAAGGCGACCCGCGCTACGCGGGCATCGACGTCCCGAAGACCGAATGCCTGCTGGACGTGGTCAACCGGATGGTGCCCTACTGGGAGTCGACCATCTCCAAGGACCTGCTGTCCGGCAAGACCGTGCTGGTCGCCGCGCACGGCAACTCGCTGCGCGCGCTGGTCAAGCACCTCGATCGGATCTCCGACGACGACATCGCGGGCCTGAACATCCCCACCGGCATCCCGCTGCGCTACGAGCTGGACGAGAACCTCCGCCCGGTGCGCCCGCACGAGTACCTGGATCCCGAGGCGGCCGCCGCGGGAGCCGCCGCTGTCGCCGGGCAGGGCGGCAAATAG
- a CDS encoding ROK family protein, with translation MAILALDIGATKFAAGVVGPGPEVRDVRRVDVPDAGVWETCRELLLAVAGGEPVGAVGIGAAGPVDVRTGVTGPLNIPEWKAGFPVVAAVQELFPAAAIRFAIDGACLALAEHRLGALRGVPDALAMTVSSGIGGGIVADGKVLLGRTGNAGHVGHIVVPGWNTPCGCGGRGCVEAVASGMSSVRWAREQGWSGATGAQLAADAHAGDELAVAALRRAGTALGTAIASAAALLDVDRVVIGGGFAQSGAPLWDPLRAALDAHAGLKFLRGLRVELSEITHGATLAGAGVLAVEEPV, from the coding sequence TTGGCGATTCTCGCTCTGGACATCGGCGCGACGAAGTTCGCGGCCGGGGTGGTCGGCCCCGGCCCCGAGGTGCGCGACGTGCGCCGGGTGGACGTGCCGGACGCCGGCGTGTGGGAAACCTGCCGCGAGCTGCTCCTGGCGGTGGCCGGTGGGGAACCCGTCGGTGCGGTGGGGATCGGTGCGGCCGGACCGGTGGACGTGCGGACCGGTGTCACGGGTCCGTTGAACATTCCCGAGTGGAAAGCGGGCTTTCCGGTGGTCGCCGCCGTGCAGGAGCTGTTCCCCGCCGCCGCGATTCGTTTCGCCATCGACGGCGCCTGTCTGGCGCTGGCCGAACATCGCCTCGGCGCGCTGCGCGGGGTGCCGGACGCGCTGGCCATGACGGTGTCGTCGGGGATCGGCGGCGGGATCGTCGCGGACGGGAAGGTACTGCTGGGGCGCACCGGTAACGCCGGGCACGTGGGCCACATCGTCGTGCCCGGCTGGAACACACCCTGCGGCTGCGGTGGCCGCGGCTGCGTCGAAGCGGTCGCGAGCGGCATGTCGTCGGTGCGCTGGGCGCGCGAGCAGGGCTGGTCCGGCGCGACGGGCGCGCAACTGGCCGCGGACGCGCACGCGGGCGACGAACTCGCCGTCGCCGCGCTGCGCCGGGCGGGCACCGCGCTCGGCACGGCCATCGCGTCGGCCGCGGCCCTGCTGGACGTCGACCGGGTGGTGATCGGCGGCGGATTCGCGCAATCCGGTGCGCCGCTGTGGGATCCGCTGCGCGCCGCGCTGGACGCGCACGCCGGGCTGAAGTTCCTGCGCGGGCTGCGAGTGGAACTCTCCGAGATCACCCACGGCGCCACCTTGGCGGGCGCGGGGGTGCTCGCCGTCGAGGAACCGGTCTGA
- a CDS encoding YbjN domain-containing protein, translating to MQVTAQLIDETLRDREIEYTRPGEETFVVVLPGERKLKTTVMVTVGKHGLRFEAFVCRKPDENFEGVYKFLLRRNRRLYAVAYTLDRVGDIYLVGRMSAHAVTADELDRVFGQILEAVDADFNVLLELGFAESIRREWKWRVSRGESLQNLRAFEHLVDSADKP from the coding sequence ATACAGGTGACCGCGCAGCTCATCGACGAGACGCTGCGCGACAGAGAGATCGAGTACACCCGCCCGGGGGAGGAGACGTTCGTCGTCGTCCTGCCCGGCGAGCGCAAGCTGAAGACCACGGTGATGGTCACGGTGGGCAAGCACGGCCTGCGGTTCGAGGCGTTCGTCTGCCGCAAGCCGGACGAGAACTTCGAGGGCGTCTACAAATTCCTGCTGCGCCGCAACCGCAGGCTCTACGCCGTCGCCTACACCCTCGACCGGGTCGGGGACATCTATCTGGTGGGCCGCATGTCCGCGCACGCCGTCACCGCCGACGAACTGGACCGGGTGTTCGGGCAGATTCTCGAGGCCGTGGACGCCGACTTCAACGTGCTGCTGGAACTCGGCTTCGCGGAATCCATTCGGCGGGAATGGAAGTGGCGCGTCTCGCGCGGCGAGTCGCTGCAGAACCTGCGCGCTTTCGAGCACTTGGTCGACTCCGCCGACAAGCCGTAG
- the mshA gene encoding D-inositol-3-phosphate glycosyltransferase translates to MDSVSQRPGLRPNRIAVLSVHTSPLAQPGTGDAGGMNVYVLQTAVELARRGTEVEIFTRATASNVPPVQEAAPGVLVRNVVAGPFEGLDKHDLPTQLCPFTAEVLRQEARHLPGHYDLVHSHYWLSGQVGWLTRDRWRVPLVHTAHTLAAVKNAALAEGDCPEPATREIGEKQVIAESDRLVANTAEEARQLVELYGADPERIDVVPPGADLTRYRPGDKAAARAELGLAADERIVAFVGRIQPLKAPDVLVRAAAEVLRADPDRKLRVLIVGGPSGSGLERPHALIDLAAELGIADRVSFLPPQPPQRLVQIYRAADLVAVPSYNESFGLVAIEAQASGTPVLAADVGGLGTAVRHEVSGLLVPGHRTTDWANALRHLLDDPDRLHRMSEQAVTHAANFSWAHTADGLLASYAAALAGFRDERTGLGVLAHSVVRDDAYDRVATGPAGERTAALLGETSQSRSRALWRRRMGVRR, encoded by the coding sequence ATGGATAGTGTGAGCCAGCGCCCGGGCCTACGGCCGAACCGTATCGCCGTGTTATCGGTGCACACCTCACCACTCGCTCAGCCGGGTACCGGCGATGCGGGCGGCATGAACGTCTACGTTCTGCAGACGGCCGTCGAGCTGGCCCGGCGCGGCACCGAGGTGGAGATCTTCACCCGGGCCACGGCCTCCAACGTCCCGCCCGTCCAGGAGGCCGCGCCCGGCGTGCTGGTGCGCAACGTGGTGGCGGGCCCGTTCGAGGGGCTGGACAAGCACGATCTACCCACCCAGCTGTGCCCCTTCACCGCGGAGGTGCTGCGCCAGGAAGCCAGGCACCTGCCCGGTCACTACGACCTGGTGCACTCGCACTACTGGCTGTCCGGCCAGGTCGGTTGGCTGACCAGGGACCGCTGGCGGGTGCCGCTGGTGCACACCGCGCACACGCTGGCGGCGGTGAAGAACGCCGCGCTGGCCGAAGGCGACTGTCCCGAACCGGCGACCCGCGAGATCGGTGAGAAACAGGTGATCGCCGAATCCGACCGGCTGGTCGCCAATACCGCCGAAGAGGCCCGTCAGCTCGTCGAGCTGTACGGCGCCGATCCCGAGCGCATCGACGTCGTCCCGCCCGGCGCCGACCTGACCCGCTATCGCCCCGGTGACAAGGCCGCCGCCCGCGCCGAACTCGGACTGGCCGCCGACGAGCGGATCGTCGCGTTCGTCGGCCGGATCCAGCCGCTGAAGGCGCCCGATGTGCTGGTGCGCGCCGCGGCCGAGGTGCTGCGGGCCGACCCGGATCGCAAACTGCGCGTGCTGATCGTGGGCGGTCCGTCCGGCAGCGGACTGGAGCGGCCCCACGCGCTGATCGATCTGGCCGCCGAACTGGGCATCGCCGATCGGGTCAGCTTCCTGCCCCCGCAGCCGCCGCAGCGGCTGGTGCAGATCTATCGCGCGGCCGACCTGGTGGCGGTGCCGAGTTACAACGAGTCCTTCGGTTTGGTCGCGATCGAAGCGCAGGCCAGCGGTACTCCGGTGCTGGCCGCCGATGTGGGCGGCCTGGGCACGGCCGTGCGGCATGAAGTGTCCGGCCTGCTGGTCCCGGGACATCGCACCACGGATTGGGCGAACGCGCTGCGCCACCTGCTGGACGACCCCGATCGGCTGCATCGGATGAGCGAGCAGGCCGTCACGCACGCGGCCAATTTCTCCTGGGCGCACACCGCCGACGGGCTGCTCGCCAGCTACGCCGCGGCTCTTGCCGGTTTCCGGGACGAGCGGACGGGGCTCGGCGTCCTCGCACACAGCGTGGTGCGGGACGATGCTTACGACCGGGTCGCCACCGGCCCGGCCGGTGAGCGGACGGCCGCCCTGCTCGGTGAGACCAGCCAGTCCAGATCGCGGGCGCTGTGGCGGCGCCGGATGGGAGTACGCCGGTGA
- a CDS encoding alpha/beta fold hydrolase, producing MAIRDVVSADGTNIVYRVSGPAHSRPLVLLHGWSANLRCWGAAADDLAARFRVIAVDLRGHGYSDAPAAGYDDPKNWAADVAAVLAAESIASGAVLLGWSYGGIVLSDYLTAYGTDAVAGVVYTGSMANIGPGVPGAATGDMMREAIPGVFDDSAGRAVRAFGVFGNANTGPGTDKGPDAQRLFGASLATPPAVRKALFYRTVDNTETLRALDVPVLVLHGTADRVVPIENGRYIVEAAPDARASFWEGAQHGLFIEDRPRFVAEVGAFAESL from the coding sequence ATGGCTATTCGGGACGTGGTGAGTGCGGACGGGACGAACATCGTCTACCGGGTGAGCGGTCCGGCGCACAGCAGGCCGCTGGTGTTGCTGCACGGTTGGTCGGCGAATCTGCGCTGCTGGGGCGCGGCCGCCGACGACCTCGCGGCGCGTTTCCGGGTGATCGCCGTCGACCTGCGCGGCCACGGCTACTCCGACGCGCCCGCGGCGGGCTACGACGATCCGAAGAACTGGGCGGCCGACGTCGCGGCGGTGCTGGCGGCCGAGAGCATCGCGTCCGGCGCGGTGCTGCTCGGTTGGTCCTACGGCGGGATCGTGCTGTCGGACTACTTGACCGCCTACGGCACGGACGCCGTCGCGGGCGTCGTCTACACCGGCTCGATGGCGAACATCGGTCCCGGCGTGCCGGGTGCGGCGACCGGCGACATGATGCGCGAGGCCATCCCCGGCGTCTTCGACGACAGCGCGGGACGGGCCGTGCGCGCCTTCGGCGTGTTCGGCAACGCCAACACCGGACCGGGCACGGACAAGGGCCCGGACGCCCAGCGCCTGTTCGGGGCCAGTCTCGCCACTCCGCCCGCGGTGCGCAAAGCGCTGTTCTACCGGACCGTCGACAACACCGAGACGCTGCGCGCGCTGGACGTTCCGGTGCTCGTGCTGCACGGGACGGCCGACCGGGTGGTCCCGATCGAGAACGGCCGCTACATCGTCGAGGCCGCCCCGGACGCGCGCGCGTCGTTCTGGGAAGGCGCCCAGCACGGGCTGTTCATCGAGGACCGCCCCCGCTTCGTCGCCGAGGTCGGTGCGTTCGCCGAGAGCCTGTGA
- a CDS encoding SDR family NAD(P)-dependent oxidoreductase, with the protein MSTRTAVVTGASSGIGEATARELAKQGYHVYVGARRLDRLRRLADEIGGTAVELDVTSDESVRAFGEAVERVDVLVNNAGGAKGLAPVAEADLDDWRWMWETNVLGTLRVTKALLPKLIASGDGLIVTVTSVAAFTAYDNGSGYTSAKHAQAVLHRTLRGELLGQPVRLTEIAPGAVETEFSLVRFGGDADRAAKVYEGIDPLVAQDIAEVIGFVASRPAHVNLDQIVIKPRDQADAGRFARRPA; encoded by the coding sequence ATGAGCACTCGCACCGCCGTCGTCACCGGAGCCAGCTCGGGGATCGGGGAGGCCACCGCCCGCGAGCTGGCGAAGCAGGGCTATCACGTCTACGTCGGCGCGCGCAGGCTCGATCGTCTGCGCCGCCTGGCCGACGAGATCGGCGGCACCGCAGTCGAACTCGACGTCACCTCGGACGAATCGGTGCGCGCGTTCGGCGAAGCGGTCGAGCGCGTCGACGTGCTGGTCAACAACGCGGGCGGCGCCAAGGGGCTGGCTCCGGTGGCCGAGGCCGACCTGGACGACTGGCGCTGGATGTGGGAGACCAACGTGCTCGGCACGCTGCGTGTCACCAAGGCCCTGCTGCCGAAGCTGATCGCTTCCGGCGACGGGTTGATCGTCACCGTCACGTCGGTGGCCGCGTTCACCGCCTACGACAACGGTTCCGGTTACACCTCCGCCAAGCACGCGCAGGCCGTGCTGCACCGCACGCTGCGCGGTGAGCTGCTCGGGCAGCCGGTGCGACTGACGGAGATCGCTCCCGGGGCGGTGGAAACCGAGTTCTCGCTGGTGCGTTTCGGCGGCGACGCCGACCGGGCGGCCAAGGTGTACGAGGGCATCGACCCGCTGGTCGCCCAGGACATCGCGGAAGTCATCGGGTTCGTCGCGTCGCGGCCCGCGCACGTCAACCTGGACCAGATCGTCATCAAGCCGCGGGACCAGGCGGACGCGGGCCGATTCGCCCGCCGCCCCGCGTAG
- the mscL gene encoding large conductance mechanosensitive channel protein MscL: MFKGFKEFLMRGNVIDLAVAVVMGTAFTSVVTSVTKGVVNPLLAVFGSTNQLGLGVQLIPSKPATFIAIGPIITATIDFVMVAAVLYFVLILPMKTIKNRFGTPKAAEPTQIELLTEIRDLLAERHDAIHAERAANREVEAEHSDDREAEPQNVKVR; this comes from the coding sequence ATGTTCAAGGGCTTCAAAGAGTTCCTGATGCGCGGGAACGTCATCGACCTCGCGGTCGCCGTCGTGATGGGCACGGCGTTCACCTCCGTGGTGACCTCGGTGACGAAAGGCGTCGTCAATCCGCTGCTCGCGGTCTTCGGCAGCACCAACCAACTCGGCCTCGGCGTGCAGCTGATCCCCTCCAAACCCGCCACCTTCATCGCCATCGGCCCGATCATCACCGCCACCATCGATTTCGTCATGGTCGCCGCGGTGCTGTATTTCGTGCTGATCCTGCCGATGAAGACGATCAAGAACCGCTTCGGCACCCCGAAGGCCGCCGAGCCCACCCAGATCGAGCTGTTGACCGAGATCCGCGACCTGCTCGCCGAGCGGCACGACGCGATCCACGCCGAACGCGCTGCCAACCGCGAGGTCGAAGCGGAGCACTCGGACGACCGCGAGGCCGAACCCCAGAACGTGAAGGTGCGCTAG
- a CDS encoding L,D-transpeptidase — MIRRSVAVVSAVLLVVVALATGCTIDRDSGKPGSATGPIAKATLNPADDATNVNPTAPVSVTISDGTIDQVALTNAAGKQVRGELAPDRRGFTITEPLGYDATYTWSGTAVGTDGKAIPIDGSFRTLAPKSTVPATLNIGDNQEVGIAAPIILQFKSSVANKAAVEKALTITTDPPTEGAWAWFPDDGGSRLHWRPKNYWTPGTSVHVSARLYGLDLGGGNYGDSDLTTDFRIGRSQIVKASAPSHRMQVVRDGQVVFDFAVSYGEGNEPRNVTRSGVHVVTEKYEDFLMSNPPYYTNVRERWAVRISNNGEFIHANPESLSAQGSANVTNGCINLSPGDAQAYFPTALYGDPVEVTGTSIPLSAADGDLYDWTIDWSTWKTMSALQGAPSAVVSATPLPPRPAGAR, encoded by the coding sequence ATGATCCGCCGATCGGTTGCCGTGGTGTCGGCCGTCCTGCTGGTGGTCGTCGCCCTGGCGACCGGATGCACGATAGACCGCGACTCCGGCAAGCCGGGGTCCGCCACCGGTCCGATCGCGAAAGCAACGTTGAATCCAGCCGACGACGCCACGAACGTCAACCCGACCGCGCCGGTCTCGGTGACGATCAGCGACGGCACCATCGACCAGGTGGCGCTGACCAACGCCGCAGGCAAGCAGGTTCGCGGCGAGCTCGCGCCGGACCGGCGCGGTTTCACCATCACCGAGCCGCTCGGCTACGACGCCACCTACACCTGGTCGGGCACCGCCGTCGGCACCGACGGCAAGGCGATCCCGATCGACGGCTCGTTCCGCACCCTCGCCCCCAAGAGCACCGTCCCGGCGACCCTGAACATCGGCGACAACCAGGAAGTCGGCATCGCCGCGCCGATCATCCTGCAGTTCAAGTCCTCCGTCGCGAACAAGGCGGCGGTGGAGAAGGCGCTGACCATCACCACCGATCCGCCAACCGAGGGCGCGTGGGCCTGGTTCCCGGACGACGGCGGCTCCCGGCTGCACTGGCGTCCGAAGAACTATTGGACGCCGGGGACGAGCGTGCACGTCTCGGCCCGGCTCTACGGACTCGACCTGGGCGGCGGCAATTACGGCGATTCCGATCTGACCACGGATTTCCGCATCGGCCGCAGCCAGATCGTCAAGGCGAGCGCGCCGAGCCACCGCATGCAGGTGGTGCGCGACGGGCAGGTGGTGTTCGATTTCGCGGTCAGTTACGGCGAGGGCAACGAACCGCGCAACGTGACCCGTTCCGGCGTTCACGTGGTCACGGAGAAGTACGAGGATTTCCTGATGTCGAATCCGCCGTACTACACCAATGTCCGCGAACGCTGGGCGGTACGCATCTCCAACAACGGCGAATTCATCCACGCCAACCCGGAATCACTGTCGGCGCAAGGGTCGGCGAACGTCACCAACGGGTGCATCAATCTCTCGCCCGGTGACGCCCAGGCGTATTTCCCCACGGCTCTGTACGGCGATCCGGTCGAAGTGACCGGCACATCGATCCCGCTGTCGGCCGCCGACGGCGACCTCTACGACTGGACCATCGACTGGAGCACCTGGAAGACCATGTCGGCGTTGCAGGGCGCGCCGTCGGCCGTGGTCTCTGCCACGCCCTTGCCGCCGCGGCCCGCCGGAGCGCGCTGA